In one window of Allorhodopirellula heiligendammensis DNA:
- a CDS encoding PSD1 and planctomycete cytochrome C domain-containing protein: MNTIFCRTEASKMGDAIGRNCGLACWWLMGVFLIAPCEAADVASAQLRDLASPEELEFFEKAVRPLLVEHCYECHSTKSEKLQAGLLVDSRASLLEGGDSGAAVVPGDVDGSLFIEAVRYESYEMPPEGKLADAEIQTFERWIEMGAPWPEEAAPTASAARPEFDLEDRRNQHWSWQPIQRVAPPHEHSGWSRDEIDQFVFARLDQEGLQPAPDADRHVLMRRLYFDLIGLPPTPAQAAEFLAQPGPHAVTELVDKLLVSEQFGEHWARHWLDLVRYAESRGHEFDNDAPNAYQYRDYVIRALNADVPYDQFVREQIAGDLLPQPRLNRESGFNESILGTGFWHLGEWVHSPVDIRKDESDRFDNMIDVMSKTFLGVTVACARCHDHKFDAISTADYYSLSGFLQSSDYRQVRFESIEHNARVADELNELDAKYRAIIESSIENSGFIDQTPKLSDDAAAAIVVDYEAVEPIDYLQDGFIFGGHPRHAGEPGLTVTGGEPTIQFSRVSAAVSDRFWDGLESVSGPVTSDKSSLAKIPRSGRTLHTPSFEVRHGNVAARVEGRGHVFACVDSHRMVAGPLHGEVIRPIKEKNAWVELDLSRYIGHRVHLEFTPAVDADLKVSAVTDGATTEVRKELDERAKTLGDAVTDFESEVRKRLGDQWESLTADWAKEREQLSDQVMRRSELAIAMIDGDGEDDHVLIRGNSAKPGDLEPRHFLTAISGSAPIEIPQGSGRLQLAEHITAADNPLTRRVIVNRIWHYLFGRGIVPTTDDFGVLGQLPTHPELLDYLATEFAEDGQSIQRMIRRIVLSRTYQMASNTTPAAVAADPKNLLWHHRPIKRLEGETIRDALLVLSGRLDATMYGPSVPVYLTSFMDGRGRPPHSGPLDGAGRRSIYTAVRRNFLSPFMTTFDAPTPFSTMGRRNVSNVPAQALILMNDPLVVELARDWAARGIQQFPQPRNRINWMFQSAFARPASAQELQLAADYIDAQSAARELDTNSLDVWADLAHALVNAKEFIYIP; this comes from the coding sequence ATGAATACGATATTTTGCCGCACTGAGGCATCGAAAATGGGTGACGCGATCGGGCGCAACTGCGGTCTGGCGTGTTGGTGGCTGATGGGCGTTTTTCTCATCGCTCCGTGTGAGGCTGCCGACGTTGCATCGGCGCAGCTACGGGACTTAGCCAGCCCCGAGGAGCTGGAGTTCTTTGAGAAGGCGGTTCGCCCGCTGCTTGTGGAGCATTGTTACGAGTGCCACAGTACCAAATCGGAAAAGCTGCAGGCGGGATTGTTGGTTGATAGTCGAGCGTCGTTACTCGAGGGCGGCGATTCCGGGGCTGCCGTGGTGCCGGGCGACGTGGACGGAAGCTTGTTCATCGAAGCGGTGCGGTATGAGTCGTACGAGATGCCCCCCGAGGGGAAACTCGCGGACGCCGAAATTCAGACGTTCGAACGATGGATCGAAATGGGCGCGCCGTGGCCCGAGGAAGCCGCACCGACTGCATCGGCGGCGCGACCTGAGTTCGATTTGGAGGATCGTAGAAATCAACACTGGTCATGGCAGCCCATCCAGCGAGTCGCCCCGCCGCACGAGCACAGCGGGTGGTCGCGAGATGAAATCGATCAATTTGTCTTCGCTCGGCTCGACCAGGAGGGGTTACAGCCTGCCCCTGATGCGGATCGTCACGTCCTGATGCGACGATTGTATTTCGATTTAATTGGGCTGCCGCCAACGCCCGCACAAGCTGCTGAGTTCCTAGCACAGCCGGGCCCGCACGCGGTTACTGAGCTCGTTGATAAGTTATTGGTATCGGAGCAATTTGGTGAACACTGGGCACGGCATTGGCTCGACCTCGTTCGCTACGCGGAATCGCGTGGTCACGAGTTTGATAATGATGCGCCGAATGCCTATCAATACCGAGACTACGTGATCCGTGCACTCAATGCCGACGTGCCATATGACCAGTTCGTGCGAGAGCAGATCGCGGGTGACTTGCTTCCCCAGCCGCGTCTAAATCGGGAGTCTGGATTCAACGAATCGATTCTGGGCACTGGCTTCTGGCATCTCGGTGAGTGGGTGCATTCACCAGTTGATATTCGCAAAGACGAGAGTGACCGTTTTGACAACATGATCGACGTGATGTCCAAAACGTTCTTGGGGGTGACCGTCGCCTGCGCACGGTGTCACGATCATAAATTCGATGCGATTTCGACGGCAGACTACTATTCGCTGAGCGGATTCCTGCAGAGCAGCGATTATCGGCAGGTGCGGTTTGAATCCATCGAGCATAATGCACGTGTCGCCGATGAGCTCAATGAGTTGGACGCTAAGTATCGTGCCATCATCGAGTCGTCGATTGAGAATAGTGGGTTCATTGATCAGACGCCCAAGCTTAGTGACGACGCTGCGGCTGCGATCGTCGTTGATTATGAGGCGGTCGAGCCGATTGACTACCTTCAAGACGGATTCATTTTTGGCGGGCACCCCCGTCACGCGGGTGAGCCTGGACTGACAGTTACCGGCGGTGAACCAACGATTCAGTTCTCTCGTGTTAGTGCCGCCGTAAGCGATCGCTTCTGGGATGGACTCGAGTCGGTTTCCGGTCCCGTGACGAGTGACAAGAGCTCGCTCGCGAAAATTCCGCGTTCTGGTCGTACTCTGCATACGCCGTCGTTCGAAGTCCGACATGGCAATGTCGCCGCCCGCGTAGAGGGGCGTGGTCACGTGTTCGCTTGCGTGGATTCACATCGGATGGTTGCCGGACCGCTACACGGCGAAGTTATCCGGCCTATCAAAGAGAAAAATGCCTGGGTGGAACTCGATCTGAGCCGCTATATTGGGCACCGTGTCCATCTGGAGTTCACGCCTGCAGTGGATGCTGACCTTAAGGTTTCCGCCGTCACGGATGGCGCGACCACCGAGGTTCGAAAAGAGCTCGACGAGCGGGCGAAAACACTCGGCGATGCAGTGACAGATTTTGAGTCGGAGGTTCGTAAGCGTCTCGGTGATCAATGGGAGTCACTGACAGCCGATTGGGCGAAAGAACGCGAACAACTGAGCGACCAGGTGATGCGTCGCTCGGAGCTCGCGATCGCGATGATCGATGGGGATGGTGAAGACGATCACGTGTTGATCCGAGGCAATTCTGCCAAGCCTGGCGATCTCGAACCCCGCCATTTTTTAACCGCGATTAGTGGCTCAGCACCGATCGAGATACCTCAGGGTAGCGGTCGTTTGCAGCTCGCCGAGCACATCACGGCAGCCGATAATCCGCTGACCCGTCGTGTCATCGTCAATCGCATTTGGCATTACTTGTTCGGTCGTGGAATTGTGCCGACCACCGACGACTTTGGAGTCCTTGGTCAGTTACCAACCCATCCTGAGTTGCTCGACTATCTCGCGACGGAGTTTGCCGAGGATGGCCAAAGTATCCAGCGTATGATTCGCCGGATCGTGCTGTCGCGGACCTACCAGATGGCCAGTAACACGACACCAGCGGCCGTGGCCGCTGATCCGAAGAACTTGCTCTGGCATCACCGACCCATCAAACGGCTCGAGGGTGAGACGATTCGTGATGCCCTGTTGGTGTTATCGGGGCGACTGGATGCCACCATGTACGGCCCATCGGTACCCGTATATCTGACGTCGTTTATGGATGGACGGGGGCGGCCACCGCACAGTGGGCCGCTCGATGGAGCGGGGCGACGTTCCATTTACACGGCTGTCCGTCGCAATTTTCTCTCACCTTTCATGACCACGTTTGATGCGCCCACACCGTTCAGCACGATGGGCCGTCGAAATGTATCCAATGTGCCGGCGCAAGCTCTGATTCTTATGAACGATCCTCTCGTCGTGGAACTGGCGCGGGATTGGGCAGCTCGTGGCATCCAGCAATTTCCTCAGCCCCGTAACCGGATCAACTGGATGTTTCAGTCTGCCTTCGCTCGCCCAGCGAGCGCCCAAGAGCTCCAGCTCGCAGCGGACTACATCGATGCCCAGTCCGCGGCTCGTGAACTCGACACCAATTCGCTCGACGTGTGGGCCGACCTTGCTCACGCGTTGGTTAACGCAAAAGAATTTATCTATATTCCATGA
- a CDS encoding DUF1501 domain-containing protein, with the protein MLTQCAGGFGALALSALQRQPAFAAQDSSASRAGHGPHHQVRAKNVIFLYMDGGPSQIDTFDPKPLLTKFDGKDPSKLFDVEPTQFNNNGNVLASPWKFHSYGKSGIPVSDLFPNIAKCVDELAVIRSMVSEFPEHSFANYFLHTGSGLQGRPSMGAWVNYGLGSECENLPGFVVINGGLIPPGGLDCFGSGFLPASYQGSIFKPSGSGVANISPTEPNGQQQRSKLDLIRQLDDIAVERDGEHDSIDSAIRNYELAYAMQMAVPQVMSLADEPAHLQRMYGMESKYEPTRIYAAQCMIARRMIEQGVRFIELTCPQVGGDRWDQHSNLKQGHENNAQAVDQPIAALLQDLRARGMLDDTLVVWAGEFGRTPFAQGANGRDHNPFGFTVWMAGGGVKPGTVYGATDEWGYKAIENRVEIHDLHATMLHLMGVDHTRSTFRFGGRDMRLTDVKGNVIHDVIS; encoded by the coding sequence ATGCTTACCCAGTGCGCTGGCGGCTTTGGGGCCCTGGCATTATCCGCCCTGCAGCGGCAGCCCGCTTTCGCTGCCCAAGACAGTTCCGCCTCTCGAGCCGGGCATGGGCCGCACCATCAAGTGCGTGCCAAAAACGTGATTTTCCTGTATATGGACGGCGGACCCTCGCAGATCGACACGTTTGATCCCAAGCCGCTGTTGACGAAATTTGACGGCAAAGATCCCAGTAAGTTATTTGATGTCGAACCGACCCAGTTCAACAACAATGGCAACGTGCTGGCGAGTCCATGGAAGTTTCATTCGTACGGCAAATCGGGGATCCCTGTCAGTGATCTGTTTCCCAACATTGCTAAGTGCGTCGACGAATTGGCAGTGATTCGCTCGATGGTGTCGGAGTTCCCCGAGCATTCGTTTGCGAATTACTTTTTGCACACCGGCAGCGGATTGCAGGGGCGGCCGAGTATGGGGGCGTGGGTGAATTATGGGCTCGGTAGCGAGTGCGAGAATTTGCCTGGATTTGTCGTCATCAATGGTGGTTTGATCCCACCGGGTGGTCTGGATTGTTTTGGCAGCGGTTTCCTGCCGGCAAGTTACCAAGGTTCGATTTTCAAACCATCCGGCAGTGGCGTAGCCAATATCTCGCCCACCGAACCCAATGGCCAACAGCAACGCAGCAAACTTGACTTGATACGCCAGCTTGATGACATTGCCGTCGAGCGGGATGGCGAACATGACAGCATCGATTCTGCAATCCGCAACTATGAACTGGCCTATGCGATGCAGATGGCTGTACCGCAGGTCATGTCATTGGCGGATGAACCCGCCCATTTGCAACGCATGTACGGTATGGAGTCCAAGTACGAACCTACTCGTATTTATGCGGCCCAGTGCATGATCGCACGGCGGATGATCGAGCAGGGAGTGCGGTTCATTGAACTGACGTGCCCGCAGGTCGGTGGCGACCGCTGGGATCAACACAGTAACCTGAAGCAGGGCCACGAGAACAACGCGCAGGCGGTCGACCAGCCAATTGCAGCGTTGTTGCAAGACCTTCGTGCCCGCGGCATGCTCGATGACACTTTAGTCGTTTGGGCAGGAGAGTTTGGACGCACACCGTTCGCACAGGGGGCTAACGGGCGCGATCATAATCCGTTTGGATTCACGGTCTGGATGGCGGGCGGAGGAGTGAAGCCGGGTACCGTCTACGGAGCAACCGACGAATGGGGCTACAAAGCGATCGAAAACCGCGTGGAAATCCATGACTTGCACGCGACGATGCTGCACCTGATGGGCGTTGATCATACCCGTTCGACCTTTCGCTTTGGTGGCCGTGACATGCGTTTGACGGACGTCAAAGGAAACGTGATTCACGACGTCATCTCTTAG
- a CDS encoding c-type cytochrome, with the protein MRHCQNAMYSSTKAMILLGMIMVIAMPVWSTSDGPVRRLCASEKELAIHGNMNELPSGELGRVVQLGHDIVENTKDHPLSKPFVGNSLNCTSCHLDSGKHPEAASFLGIATAYPAWSPREQRVITLQDRILNCFMRSQHGTRPPLGSEVSVAITTYITWLSNGQAIQQNPAKPLGPRHVPRITAEDGSELKGNVQRGEVLYADHCASCHADDGVGGDDGPPVWGDQSYNDGAGLSREDKLASWLKVAMPLDDPYLTNQEAFDIAAFVNSHDRPRFELQNHLPSPQGLGQYNAK; encoded by the coding sequence ATGCGCCATTGTCAAAATGCAATGTACTCCTCGACCAAGGCCATGATCCTGCTGGGGATGATCATGGTGATCGCGATGCCAGTGTGGAGTACCTCCGACGGCCCCGTCAGGCGTCTCTGCGCGTCCGAAAAAGAATTGGCAATCCATGGGAACATGAATGAATTGCCTTCGGGTGAATTGGGACGAGTCGTGCAGCTTGGGCACGACATCGTTGAAAACACGAAAGACCACCCGCTATCGAAACCCTTCGTCGGCAATTCGCTCAATTGCACATCGTGTCACCTGGATTCTGGCAAGCATCCCGAGGCCGCCAGTTTTCTCGGCATCGCGACGGCATATCCGGCGTGGTCGCCGCGCGAGCAACGCGTGATTACTCTGCAGGATCGGATTCTGAATTGTTTCATGCGCAGCCAGCATGGAACCCGTCCACCACTGGGCAGCGAGGTCTCCGTCGCAATTACCACTTACATCACCTGGTTGTCGAACGGCCAAGCGATACAGCAGAATCCAGCTAAGCCGCTCGGGCCACGTCATGTGCCCCGGATAACCGCAGAAGACGGCAGTGAGCTTAAGGGCAATGTGCAGCGAGGAGAGGTACTCTATGCCGATCACTGTGCCTCATGCCATGCTGATGATGGCGTCGGTGGCGATGATGGGCCACCGGTATGGGGTGATCAATCGTACAACGATGGCGCCGGACTGAGTCGCGAAGACAAACTCGCGTCGTGGTTAAAGGTCGCCATGCCGCTGGACGACCCGTATCTGACCAACCAGGAAGCATTTGACATCGCGGCGTTCGTCAACAGCCATGATCGTCCGCGATTCGAGCTTCAAAATCATCTGCCGAGTCCGCAAGGCCTCGGCCAATACAACGCGAAGTAG
- a CDS encoding heme-binding protein, with product MFQTLGCISTRQNFFVAALLLIGTATASAQSASADKEQPLVRRDVARLTLAGAQRVIAAAQIQAEQMGVQSNIAVVDDGGHLLAFARMDGARPSSIYTAITKAVSAATHRQPTGPLGGDQLSGVHLSLALENAATASGGKFTTLRGGIPIVLDDQVIGAIGVGGATGEQDAEVAAAGIAAVTQSLTDADQSVQGPPTTKENTVFGNWVIVDIDGHGVVELAEPTLEIAADGSVSGNTSVNRYFGKATIAGDQIQFGKMGATRRAGPPALMDQEQQFLNALGKVTRYKIDDKDLLHLFDGDWNELLRASKYVTR from the coding sequence ATGTTTCAAACTCTCGGTTGCATTTCAACGAGACAGAATTTTTTTGTTGCTGCGTTACTGCTGATCGGCACCGCGACCGCCTCTGCTCAATCGGCTTCAGCTGACAAAGAGCAGCCCTTGGTACGTCGCGATGTCGCGAGACTCACGTTGGCAGGTGCCCAGCGGGTCATTGCTGCGGCCCAGATACAGGCCGAGCAGATGGGAGTGCAGTCCAACATCGCCGTGGTGGATGACGGCGGACACTTGCTGGCGTTTGCTCGCATGGACGGTGCTCGTCCAAGCAGCATTTACACGGCAATCACCAAGGCAGTTTCCGCGGCGACTCACCGCCAACCCACTGGGCCTTTAGGCGGAGACCAACTCAGTGGCGTGCACTTGAGTCTCGCTTTGGAGAATGCGGCGACGGCAAGTGGTGGCAAATTCACAACACTCCGGGGCGGCATACCGATCGTCCTGGACGATCAGGTGATCGGTGCTATCGGGGTCGGAGGTGCGACGGGCGAACAGGATGCTGAGGTCGCCGCAGCAGGCATCGCGGCAGTCACTCAATCGCTCACTGATGCGGACCAGAGCGTCCAAGGGCCCCCAACTACGAAGGAAAACACTGTGTTTGGCAACTGGGTGATTGTGGATATCGACGGTCATGGTGTTGTCGAACTGGCCGAACCCACACTTGAGATCGCAGCCGATGGCTCGGTCTCGGGCAATACGTCTGTCAATCGCTATTTCGGCAAGGCAACCATCGCAGGGGACCAAATTCAATTTGGAAAAATGGGCGCAACACGCCGCGCCGGACCACCCGCATTAATGGATCAAGAACAACAATTCTTGAACGCGCTCGGCAAAGTGACGCGCTACAAGATCGACGACAAAGATTTGCTGCACCTGTTCGACGGAGACTGGAATGAACTGTTGCGTGCTTCGAAATACGTCACGAGATGA
- a CDS encoding MOSC domain-containing protein, with protein MQVFVRSIQVGLPQEIPGEKPWTSGFLKQSVSESLWLGATNLDGDGQSDRVHHGGTHKAVCVYPASHYPWWRETLRIPELTGGDFGENFTLDGLVENEVCIGDVWTIGSATVEVSQPRQPCWKLARRWGIKDLALQVQQSGRTGWYLRVLVEGVVQQGMPMRLAERPHPDWTIAEANRIMHHDRSDLIAAKELASLPTLSPSWKDTLNRRVERKSPPNAIARLDGA; from the coding sequence ATGCAAGTATTCGTCCGTTCCATTCAAGTCGGCCTACCGCAAGAAATTCCAGGAGAGAAGCCGTGGACCTCGGGCTTTCTGAAACAATCCGTGTCTGAATCACTCTGGTTGGGAGCGACCAATCTGGACGGCGACGGTCAAAGCGATCGCGTGCATCATGGCGGTACGCATAAAGCGGTGTGCGTCTATCCCGCGAGTCACTACCCGTGGTGGCGTGAAACACTCCGGATACCCGAACTCACCGGCGGTGATTTCGGTGAGAACTTCACCCTCGACGGACTGGTCGAGAACGAAGTTTGCATTGGCGACGTGTGGACGATTGGGTCCGCCACGGTGGAAGTGTCCCAGCCACGCCAGCCGTGTTGGAAACTAGCGCGCCGCTGGGGTATCAAGGATCTTGCCCTCCAGGTCCAGCAAAGCGGACGAACGGGCTGGTATCTCCGCGTCCTCGTTGAGGGCGTTGTTCAACAGGGCATGCCCATGAGGCTCGCCGAACGCCCACACCCAGACTGGACGATCGCCGAGGCAAACCGAATCATGCACCATGATCGCAGTGACCTGATCGCGGCGAAGGAACTTGCCTCACTGCCGACGCTATCGCCCAGTTGGAAGGATACGCTGAACCGGCGTGTCGAACGAAAATCGCCCCCGAATGCAATTGCTCGTTTAGACGGAGCTTGA
- a CDS encoding c-type heme family protein: protein MKHPMRLALIMLCSAVLLMSLRADEVTDVVADDSISRPTTVAEAHGRARLLHELIHGTLQVVHRDYFDEDNPSAIPSGSLEDVFAELEETYQVKLKWLIVETDNLNVDHLPQDEFERAAVKALRADAPRYEEVQEDRYRFAGPIRLASQCLKCHVKHRLSTEDRTAGLTISMPLNLSGE from the coding sequence ATGAAACATCCAATGCGACTTGCGTTGATTATGCTCTGCTCGGCAGTCCTCTTGATGAGCCTCCGTGCCGACGAGGTTACCGATGTTGTCGCCGATGACTCGATATCGCGGCCGACCACAGTCGCCGAGGCGCATGGCCGAGCCCGACTACTTCACGAGCTGATCCACGGGACACTACAGGTCGTCCATCGCGACTACTTTGATGAGGACAACCCCAGTGCCATCCCTTCGGGGTCGCTCGAAGATGTCTTCGCGGAATTGGAAGAAACTTATCAAGTTAAGTTAAAGTGGTTGATCGTCGAAACAGACAACCTGAATGTCGATCACCTCCCCCAAGACGAGTTCGAACGTGCGGCGGTGAAGGCACTCCGTGCTGATGCACCGCGCTACGAAGAGGTGCAAGAGGACCGGTACCGTTTCGCCGGCCCGATTCGATTGGCATCTCAATGCTTGAAGTGTCATGTCAAACATCGCCTCAGCACGGAAGACCGTACAGCGGGTTTAACGATCTCGATGCCATTGAACTTGAGCGGTGAGTAA
- a CDS encoding DUF2293 domain-containing protein, with translation MPKSKAKTKPKTPSHHPHPNPNVSLVKQTLIVGPGPDDRSITLPAGEVVVVPDTWELLPPGDAGVTRRVKAAGPTWTVKERKGRREFSQGLWADAAQIRTARASMEATRSTPQYAKSKAAAKTRRDEKQGEYVEDFKAAVTAFLAFNPTYGSIADRLSNAVTEHATPVGSGTVARTERIPIERRAESAVIAWMRHQTTAYDNMAIARIKGERREVRRQLATESRRLLQKYRSGDPEAMKNCPLAKALRTIPENTRS, from the coding sequence ATGCCCAAGTCGAAAGCAAAGACCAAACCCAAAACGCCATCTCATCACCCTCATCCCAATCCCAACGTGTCGCTGGTGAAACAGACGCTGATTGTTGGCCCCGGGCCTGACGATCGCAGCATCACCTTGCCCGCTGGTGAGGTGGTCGTCGTACCGGACACTTGGGAGTTGCTACCTCCCGGGGATGCTGGCGTGACGCGCCGGGTCAAAGCGGCGGGGCCCACATGGACCGTCAAAGAACGCAAGGGCCGGCGGGAGTTTTCACAAGGGCTGTGGGCGGACGCGGCCCAAATCCGAACGGCCCGGGCGTCCATGGAAGCGACCCGCAGCACGCCTCAATACGCCAAATCCAAAGCCGCCGCCAAAACCCGCCGGGATGAAAAACAGGGAGAATACGTCGAAGATTTCAAGGCCGCCGTGACCGCGTTTCTGGCCTTCAACCCAACCTATGGCAGTATCGCCGACCGACTCTCCAACGCCGTCACCGAGCACGCGACGCCTGTCGGCAGCGGCACAGTGGCGCGGACCGAACGCATTCCAATCGAGCGGCGAGCAGAATCTGCTGTGATTGCCTGGATGCGACATCAAACCACGGCCTACGACAACATGGCGATCGCCCGCATCAAGGGTGAGCGGCGCGAAGTCCGTCGGCAACTCGCGACTGAGTCTCGTCGTCTGCTGCAAAAATATCGCAGCGGCGATCCCGAGGCGATGAAAAACTGCCCACTCGCGAAAGCCCTCCGGACAATACCTGAAAACACTCGCTCTTAG